TTTTTTGATTCCATTGTTTTAGATGAGAGTTCATCAGTATCAATTCCGCCAAGTGTAGCCTCGGCAGTTTTGAAATCTTCGGTAGTATCCGGTTTGATCTCCCAGTTATGGATATGGTGAGCGATATTTTTTAGTTCCTTTTCATTATATTGATTTACAGGTTTTGACCGGATATTTGAGGCGCACCATATCCTTGAAAGGCGCGAAGGCAGATATTCTGAAAGCAAGTTATGCATATCGATTTTGCTTTTATTAAGCTGTCTTTCCATGAAAATCCCGAATATATCGATCCCGGGCAGCAGGTCAATAACAATTTTATCACCTTCCTTCCAGTATGAGGATACCTGGAGTATTGCAGGACCGCTAAGTCCCCTGTGAGTAAAAAGGATACTTCCCCGGAATTCTATTTTGTTGCATTTGATAGCGCCGTCAATTGAGATACCGCTTAATTCGCTAAATATAGTCCTGTCTTTCCGTGAAAAAATAAATGGAACAAGCGCGGGTTTTAGTTCAGTGACTTTCAGGCCGAACTGCTTTGCAATATCATGCCCCATCCCGGAAGCACCTATCTGCGGACAGGATAATGCGCCTGTTGCAATAACAAGCGACCCTGATTGAAAAATCCCATTATCAGTGGATACTATAAACGAATCTTCTTTATTCACTTCCATTATACGGCAATTTAATATAATTTTTACTGAGACATCATTACTTTCTTTCTCCAGCATTCTTATTATTTCCTCAGCGCTTTTGGCGCAGAACAACTGGCCAGCTTCCCTTTCTTCATATTTTATGCCATGTTTTTCAAGAAGGGCAATGAAATCACGGGGGCCAAAACGGGAAAGCGCAGATTTGCAAAAGTGCGGATTGTTTGATATAAAATTTGCAGGGTGGATATTGATATTTGTAAAGTTGCACTTCCCGCCGCCTGATATTCTAATTTTTTTCCCGATTTTATCAGCATGATCCAGAACAAGAACTGTGCGGCCTCTTTTCCCTGATTCGACGGCGCACATCATGCCTGATGCGCCTGCTCCTATTATGATGACGTCTTTTTTGATAATATTCATAAATCCTGCAAATTTTATTCACCGCAAAGGCTAACGTTTCTTTCTTTTATACCATCCTTATGAGGCCTGGGTAAAATAATTATACTGTAAGGATCATTTGTAAATGGTTGATGAGGTTTAAATGGTTACAATTGATCCATGTACACGGCTCAAGGTTATTAAGACCCAGCTTATTCCTGCAATCCTTAGAAGCGCAAGGGAAAATACCACTTCTGATATTAAAGCAGCGATAGAACTAAATCTTCCTTCTCTTGAAGAAAATTGCTATAAACTTGCTGAAAAATGTGAGAAAAATTATCCTGATTGCGGAAAAGAAGTTGAGTTATGCAGCACCGAAAATATTAAAACAATTTTCGCCCGGACAAGGGAACAACTTGAAAAGATATGGGAAGAGCGGAAGGGACAGGAAAAAGAAGCAACTGGAACAGATATTTAATTCAGTGACTCTACGAAGAAGCAGACAGATAATAAAGTATAAGAAGTTTCGGGTATATGATTAATTACAGGGGTGTTTAAAATATGGCATACGAAGCTAAAAATTTTGAG
This genomic interval from Candidatus Methanoperedens sp. contains the following:
- a CDS encoding NAD(P)/FAD-dependent oxidoreductase — protein: MIKKDVIIIGAGASGMMCAVESGKRGRTVLVLDHADKIGKKIRISGGGKCNFTNINIHPANFISNNPHFCKSALSRFGPRDFIALLEKHGIKYEEREAGQLFCAKSAEEIIRMLEKESNDVSVKIILNCRIMEVNKEDSFIVSTDNGIFQSGSLVIATGALSCPQIGASGMGHDIAKQFGLKVTELKPALVPFIFSRKDRTIFSELSGISIDGAIKCNKIEFRGSILFTHRGLSGPAILQVSSYWKEGDKIVIDLLPGIDIFGIFMERQLNKSKIDMHNLLSEYLPSRLSRIWCASNIRSKPVNQYNEKELKNIAHHIHNWEIKPDTTEDFKTAEATLGGIDTDELSSKTMESKKVKGLYFTGEVIDVTGQLGGYNLHWAWASGFVAGQYA